In the genome of Pseudomonas sp. HS6, one region contains:
- the sthA gene encoding Si-specific NAD(P)(+) transhydrogenase, protein MAVYNYDVVVLGSGPAGEGAAMNAAKAGRKVAMVDSRRQVGGNCTHLGTIPSKALRHSVRQIMQFNTNPMFRAIGEPRWFSFPDVLKSAEKVISKQVASRTGYYARNRVDVFFGTGSFADEQTIEVVCANGVVEKLVAKHIIIATGSRPYRPADIDFHHPRIYDSDTILSLGHTPRKLIVYGAGVIGCEYASIFSGLGVLVELVDNRGQLLSFLDSEISQALSYHFSNNNITVRHNEDYDRVEGVDNGVILHLKSGKKIKADALLWCNGRTGNTDQLGLENIGVKVNSRGQIEVDEAYRTCVPNIYGAGDVIGWPSLASAAHDQGRSAAGSIVDNGSWRFVNDVPTGIYTIPEISSIGKNEQELTQAKVPYEVGKAFFKSMARAQIAGEPQGMLKILFHRETLEVLGVHCFGYQASEIVHIGQAIMNQPGELNTLKYFVNTTFNYPTMAEAYRVAAYDGLNRLF, encoded by the coding sequence ATGGCTGTCTACAACTACGACGTGGTGGTGCTGGGTTCCGGCCCGGCGGGAGAAGGCGCGGCAATGAACGCCGCCAAAGCAGGGCGCAAGGTGGCGATGGTCGACAGCCGTCGCCAGGTCGGCGGTAACTGCACCCACCTGGGCACCATCCCGTCCAAGGCCCTGCGTCACTCGGTGCGGCAGATCATGCAGTTCAACACCAATCCGATGTTCCGTGCGATCGGCGAGCCACGCTGGTTCTCCTTCCCGGACGTGTTGAAAAGCGCCGAGAAAGTCATCTCCAAACAAGTCGCTTCGCGCACTGGCTACTACGCCCGTAACCGCGTCGACGTGTTCTTCGGCACCGGCAGCTTTGCCGACGAGCAAACCATCGAAGTGGTCTGCGCCAACGGCGTGGTCGAAAAGCTGGTGGCCAAGCACATCATCATCGCCACCGGTTCGCGTCCTTATCGCCCGGCGGACATCGATTTCCACCACCCGCGTATCTACGATAGCGACACCATCCTCAGCCTCGGCCACACCCCGCGCAAACTGATCGTTTACGGCGCTGGCGTGATCGGTTGCGAATACGCTTCGATCTTCAGTGGTCTGGGTGTGCTGGTTGAGCTGGTGGACAACCGTGGTCAGTTGCTGAGCTTCCTCGACTCGGAAATTTCCCAAGCGCTGAGCTACCACTTCAGCAACAACAACATCACCGTGCGCCACAACGAAGACTACGACCGCGTCGAAGGCGTGGACAACGGCGTGATCCTGCACCTGAAATCCGGCAAGAAGATCAAGGCCGACGCCTTGCTCTGGTGCAACGGCCGGACCGGTAATACCGATCAGTTGGGTCTGGAAAACATCGGCGTCAAGGTCAACAGCCGTGGCCAGATCGAAGTCGATGAGGCCTACCGCACCTGTGTGCCGAACATCTACGGTGCCGGTGACGTGATCGGCTGGCCGAGCCTGGCCAGTGCCGCCCACGACCAGGGTCGCTCGGCAGCCGGCAGCATCGTCGACAATGGCAGCTGGCGCTTCGTGAATGACGTGCCGACCGGCATCTACACCATTCCGGAGATCAGCTCGATCGGCAAGAACGAGCAGGAACTGACCCAGGCCAAAGTGCCGTACGAAGTGGGCAAGGCGTTCTTCAAGAGCATGGCGCGTGCGCAGATCGCCGGCGAGCCGCAAGGCATGCTGAAGATCCTGTTCCACCGTGAAACCCTGGAAGTGCTGGGCGTTCACTGCTTCGGTTATCAGGCGTCGGAGATCGTGCACATCGGTCAGGCGATCATGAACCAGCCGGGTGAGCTGAATACCCTGAAGTACTTCGTCAACACCACGTTCAACTACCCGACCATGGCCGAAGCCTATCGGGTAGCGGCGTACGACGGCCTCAACCGGCTTTTTTGA
- a CDS encoding FAD:protein FMN transferase has protein sequence MAGTVLLGDEELLTGRWVVFVILLGVLSGCGSADSMESFGGPTMGSTYSIKYVRRANLPAPQDVRVEVEKILADVDQQMSTYRADSDISRFNELPADRCQTMPAPILELVRVGEQLSQQSEGSYDLTVEPLLNLWGFGPQGREEKVPSAAALADVQKRVGYRHLRVDGDQLCKDAAVEVDFNSIAAGYAVDTIAARLDAMGIHDYLAEATGELKASGKKLDGSPWRIALEEPRDDQQVAERVLNVDGYGLSTSGDYRNYFQQDGRRYSHTFDARTGAPVLHDLASVTVIHPSALMADGLSTLLLILGPERAWDYAEKHDIGAFFVIRADTGFVTHTSHAFERLSGTKVD, from the coding sequence ATGGCCGGCACGGTTTTGCTCGGAGATGAAGAATTGTTAACTGGACGGTGGGTGGTTTTCGTGATTCTTCTCGGCGTTTTGTCCGGCTGCGGCTCCGCCGACTCGATGGAGAGCTTCGGCGGCCCGACCATGGGCAGCACTTATTCGATCAAGTATGTGCGCCGCGCCAATCTGCCTGCCCCTCAGGATGTCCGTGTCGAGGTAGAGAAGATCCTCGCCGACGTCGACCAGCAGATGTCCACCTACCGCGCGGACTCCGATATTTCGCGCTTCAACGAGTTACCCGCCGATCGCTGTCAGACCATGCCGGCACCGATTCTTGAGTTGGTTCGGGTTGGCGAGCAGCTGTCGCAACAAAGCGAAGGTTCCTACGACCTGACGGTGGAACCACTGCTCAATCTCTGGGGGTTCGGTCCGCAGGGGCGTGAGGAAAAAGTGCCGAGCGCGGCGGCGCTGGCTGACGTGCAGAAACGGGTGGGCTACCGGCATCTACGTGTCGATGGCGATCAGTTATGCAAGGACGCGGCGGTCGAGGTCGATTTCAACAGCATCGCTGCCGGTTACGCGGTCGACACCATTGCCGCGCGACTCGACGCCATGGGTATTCATGATTACCTCGCCGAAGCCACGGGCGAGCTCAAGGCGTCCGGCAAGAAGCTTGATGGCTCGCCGTGGCGCATCGCGCTGGAAGAACCCCGTGACGATCAGCAGGTGGCGGAGCGCGTTCTCAACGTTGATGGCTATGGCCTTTCCACGTCTGGCGACTACCGCAACTATTTTCAGCAGGATGGCCGGCGCTATTCCCACACCTTCGATGCCCGCACCGGGGCGCCGGTCCTACACGATCTGGCGTCAGTCACGGTAATTCATCCTTCAGCCTTGATGGCCGATGGACTATCGACGCTGTTGCTGATTCTCGGGCCGGAAAGGGCCTGGGACTATGCCGAAAAACACGACATTGGTGCATTCTTTGTGATTCGTGCCGATACAGGTTTCGTCACCCACACCAGTCACGCTTTCGAGCGGCTCAGTGGCACAAAAGTTGACTGA
- a CDS encoding MFS transporter — protein MSSSTGKGKAIFRVVSGNFLEMFDFMVYGFYAVAISKTFFPTDSAFASLMLALATFGAGFLMRPLGAIFLGAYIDRHGRRKGLIITLALMAAGTVLIACVPGYATLGVAAPLIVLFGRLLQGFSAGVELGGVSVYLAEIATPGRKGFFVSWQSASQQAAVVFAGLLGVGLNHWLSPEQMGEWGWRVPFLIGCMIVPVIFVIRRSLEETPEFQARKHRPTLQEIVRSIGQNFGIVIAGMALVVMTTVSFYLITAYTPTFGKAELHLSDFDALLVTVCIGLSNFFWLPVMGALSDKIGRKPLLLAATILAILTAYPALSWLVANPSFSHLLIVELWLSFLYGSYNGAMVVALTEIMPVEVRTTGFSLAYSLATATFGGFTPAACTYLIHVLDNKAAPGIWLSGAAVLGLIATLVLFHGNKHELRTAQAAIPN, from the coding sequence ATGTCCTCCTCCACGGGCAAAGGCAAAGCGATTTTTCGCGTTGTCAGCGGCAATTTCCTCGAAATGTTCGACTTCATGGTCTATGGCTTCTACGCCGTGGCCATTTCCAAGACCTTCTTCCCCACCGACAGCGCCTTCGCCTCCCTGATGCTCGCACTGGCGACCTTCGGTGCAGGCTTCCTGATGCGTCCATTAGGGGCGATTTTCCTCGGCGCCTACATTGACCGTCACGGCCGCCGCAAAGGCCTGATCATCACCCTCGCGCTGATGGCGGCCGGTACGGTTCTAATCGCTTGCGTGCCGGGCTACGCCACACTTGGCGTCGCCGCGCCGCTGATCGTGCTGTTCGGCCGATTGCTGCAAGGCTTCTCAGCCGGCGTGGAACTGGGCGGTGTGTCGGTGTACCTGGCAGAGATCGCCACGCCGGGCCGCAAGGGCTTTTTCGTCAGTTGGCAGTCCGCCAGCCAGCAAGCGGCGGTGGTATTCGCCGGCCTGCTCGGTGTCGGCCTCAACCATTGGCTGAGCCCGGAACAGATGGGCGAATGGGGCTGGCGCGTGCCGTTCCTGATCGGCTGCATGATTGTTCCGGTGATCTTCGTCATTCGTCGCTCCCTGGAGGAAACGCCGGAATTCCAGGCACGTAAACACCGCCCTACCCTGCAGGAAATCGTCCGCTCGATCGGTCAGAACTTTGGCATTGTCATCGCCGGCATGGCGCTGGTGGTGATGACCACCGTGTCGTTCTATCTGATCACCGCCTACACCCCGACCTTCGGCAAGGCGGAACTGCACCTGTCGGATTTCGATGCGTTGCTGGTGACGGTGTGCATCGGTCTGTCGAACTTCTTCTGGCTGCCGGTGATGGGCGCGCTGTCTGACAAGATCGGCCGCAAACCCCTGCTGCTGGCGGCGACGATTCTGGCGATCCTGACCGCTTACCCGGCGCTGTCGTGGCTGGTGGCGAACCCGAGCTTCAGCCATCTGCTGATCGTCGAATTGTGGTTGTCGTTCCTGTACGGCTCTTACAACGGCGCGATGGTGGTGGCGCTGACCGAAATCATGCCGGTGGAAGTTCGCACGACCGGTTTCTCGCTGGCCTACAGCCTGGCGACCGCGACCTTCGGTGGATTCACACCAGCCGCCTGTACCTACCTGATTCACGTGCTGGACAACAAGGCAGCGCCGGGGATCTGGCTCAGCGGCGCAGCGGTGCTGGGATTGATCGCGACGCTGGTGCTGTTCCATGGCAACAAGCACGAACTGCGCACGGCACAAGCCGCCATCCCCAACTGA
- a CDS encoding glyceraldehyde-3-phosphate dehydrogenase, which yields MWKVPVTQKPDQCLGEWIDREALAEAMIPLIGQLYRNNNVVSSIYGRSLINQSVIAILKAHRFARHRSSDDSELSVHETFPLLKAMSELKLGAASVDLGKLAFKFRNEGNGRTAEQFVREEMADVVGQQNASARKGTDVVLYGFGRIGRLLARILIEKTGGGDGLRLRAIVVRKGAENDLTKRASLLRRDSVHGSFNGTITIDEENNTITANGNLIQVIYAKNPTEVDYTQYGIKDALLVDNTGVWRDADGLGQHLQCPGIDRVVLTAPGKGKLKNIVHGINHGEITADDKIVSAASCTTNAIVPVLKAVNDKFGIVNGHVETVHSYTNDQNLIDNFHKGDRRGRSAALNMVITETGAATAAAKALPELAGKLTGNAIRVPTPNVSMAILNLNLEKAATREEMNEYLRYMALHSDLHKQIDFVNSQEVVSTDFVGSRHAGVVDAEATITQDNRVVLYVWYDNEFGYSCQVIRVMEDMAGVNPPAFPR from the coding sequence ATGTGGAAGGTTCCCGTGACTCAGAAGCCCGACCAGTGTCTTGGTGAATGGATCGACCGTGAAGCACTCGCAGAAGCGATGATTCCGCTTATCGGTCAGCTCTACCGCAATAACAACGTGGTGAGCTCGATCTATGGCCGCAGCCTGATCAACCAGTCTGTCATCGCGATTCTCAAAGCTCACCGCTTTGCTCGCCATCGTTCTTCGGACGATAGCGAACTCTCCGTCCACGAAACATTCCCTCTGCTGAAGGCCATGAGCGAGCTCAAGCTCGGCGCGGCTTCGGTGGATCTGGGCAAGTTGGCGTTCAAATTCCGCAACGAAGGCAACGGCCGTACCGCCGAGCAATTCGTTCGTGAAGAAATGGCTGACGTGGTTGGCCAGCAGAACGCTTCGGCCCGCAAAGGCACTGACGTTGTGCTTTACGGCTTCGGTCGTATCGGCCGTCTGCTGGCGCGCATCCTGATCGAAAAAACCGGTGGCGGCGACGGCCTGCGTCTGCGTGCCATCGTGGTGCGCAAAGGCGCCGAAAACGACCTGACCAAACGCGCCAGCCTGCTGCGTCGCGATTCGGTACACGGTTCGTTCAACGGCACCATCACCATCGACGAAGAAAACAACACCATCACCGCCAACGGCAACCTGATCCAGGTTATCTACGCGAAAAACCCTACCGAAGTGGATTACACCCAGTACGGCATCAAAGATGCGCTGCTGGTGGACAACACCGGTGTATGGCGTGATGCCGATGGCCTGGGTCAGCACTTGCAGTGCCCGGGTATCGACCGCGTTGTTCTGACCGCTCCTGGCAAAGGCAAGCTGAAGAACATCGTTCACGGTATCAACCACGGCGAAATCACTGCCGACGACAAGATCGTGTCCGCCGCTTCCTGCACCACCAACGCCATCGTGCCAGTGCTGAAAGCCGTGAATGACAAGTTCGGCATCGTCAATGGCCACGTCGAAACCGTTCACTCGTACACCAACGACCAGAACCTGATCGACAACTTCCACAAGGGCGATCGCCGTGGTCGTAGCGCCGCGCTGAACATGGTAATCACCGAGACCGGTGCTGCCACCGCTGCTGCCAAGGCCCTGCCTGAGCTGGCCGGCAAGCTGACCGGTAACGCGATCCGCGTTCCGACGCCAAACGTGTCGATGGCCATTCTCAACCTGAACCTTGAGAAAGCCGCTACCCGTGAAGAGATGAACGAGTACCTGCGCTACATGGCGCTGCACTCCGATCTGCACAAGCAAATCGACTTCGTCAATTCCCAGGAAGTGGTTTCGACCGACTTCGTTGGCTCGCGCCACGCCGGTGTTGTCGACGCTGAAGCGACTATCACCCAGGATAACCGCGTTGTTCTGTACGTCTGGTACGACAACGAGTTCGGTTACAGCTGCCAGGTGATCCGCGTGATGGAAGACATGGCCGGTGTAAACCCGCCAGCTTTCCCGCGCTAA